The following proteins are encoded in a genomic region of Triticum dicoccoides isolate Atlit2015 ecotype Zavitan chromosome 1B, WEW_v2.0, whole genome shotgun sequence:
- the LOC119332648 gene encoding uncharacterized protein LOC119332648: MAAAAYAHFDALLGHETPRDCSLDLSELITPTNLDGLDAPFDAEEIWNAVKRLPARKAPGPDGFTAEFLRACWPIVRQDFVDVFQQLYELRGRGFCSLNQALLTLLPKRADARGLGDFRPISLIHLVAKIFAKVLSLRLAPKLCSLVSTCQNAFIPRRSLHDNFILVRQSARLLHQLGAPRTLLKLDLARAFDTISWPFLFEVLRQYGFGYRFLEWLAILLSSASTKVRINGDPSPTIWHWCVLRQGDPVSPQLFVLAVDTLGRLLRRATELGVLQRLHPRRPIPSVSLYADDVILFYHPTIADITAVKSILLLFGRASGLLVNYNKSSATLIRCAADDVTAAVNLLGFPLAELPITYLGIPLTLHRPTAAQLQPVVDKTAGMLPTWKAHLMNKPAALRTSRPSSAQYRSTSSSPSHHPRRPSAHSRKFSAASCGLGARRRTEATAMSTGSASLGRSRSVASACATSDGPALRSAPAGCGLAARTTPEHGQASTCSSPLRSAHYSSPLPPCKSGTARRPSSGKIAGSTVAPSARSRHSYTPASPSAAASSGPSPMASRPTSGHGTFTARSAYTRSGSTYSSGKLSAPRPSPLSQIASSGSGAQAESTPPNQPTSPLSMAPWAAMHGSSPGRIGHRCASASSTGSPAWTDAGLPTASPAAACSTPHVASFVIRPPRPCTTSPSPAPSPDRFGMRFCTGSGSPAPRPTESSPSTTGGARRDMPPQRPCARASPP; the protein is encoded by the coding sequence ATGGCGGCCGCGGCCTACGCGCACTTTGATGCCCTGCTCGGCCACGAGACGCCCCGCGACTGCAGCCTCGACCTCTCCGAGCTGATCACGCCCACCAACCTCGACGGCCTCGACGCCCCCTTTGACGCCGAGGAAATTTGGAACGCTGTGAAGCGACTCCCCGCTCGCAAGGCTCCGGGCCCGGATGGCTTCACCGCCGAGTTCCTGCGCGCGTGCTGGCCCATTGTTCGGCAAGACTTCGTCGACGTTTTCCAGCAACTGTACGAGCTGCGCGGTCGAGGCTTCTGCTCCCTCAACCAGGCCCTGCTCACCCTGCTACCGAAGCGCGCGGACGCACGCGGTCTTGGCGACTTTAGGCCTATAAGCCTAATTCACCTCGTCGCCAAGATCTTCGCCAAGGTCCTCTCGCTCCGGCTCGCGCCAAAGCTCTGCAGCCTCGTCAGCACTTGCCAGAATGCCTTCATCCCTAGGCGCAGCTTGCACGACAACTTCATCCTCGTGCGCCAGTCCGCGCGCCTCCTGCACCAGCTCGGGGCCCCTCGCACCCTTCTGAAACTGGACCTCGCTCGCGCCTTCGACACCATCAGCTGGCCGTTCCTATTTGAGGTCCTCCGGCAGTACGGCTTCGGCTATCGCTTCCTGGAATGGCTCGCCATCTTGCTCTCCTCGGCCAGCACGAAGGTGCGCATCAACGGAGACCCCAGCCCCACCATTTGGCACTGGTGTGTCCTTCGCCAGGGCGACCCAGTGTCCCCGCAGCTGTTCGTCCTCGCCGTCGACACGCTCGGTCGCCTTCTGCGCCGTGCCACGGAGCTGGGCGTCCTGCAGCGATTGCACCCCCGGCGCCCGATCCCCTCGGTCTCCCTCTACGCCGACGACGTGATCCTTTTCTACCACCCCACCATTGCCGACATCACCGCCGTCAAGAGCATCCTGCTGCTCTTCGGCCGAGCCTCAGGCCTCCTTGTCAACTACAACAAAAGCTCGGCCACCTTGATCCGATGCGCCGCTGATGATGTCACGGCTGCTGTCAACCTGTTGGGCTTCCCCCTCGCCGAGCTCCCGATCACGTACCTGGGCATCCCTCTGACTCTGCATCGCCCGACGGCCGCACAGCTGCAGCCCGTCGTCGACAAAACGGCCGGCATGCTCCCCACCTGGAAGGCGCATCTCATGAACAAACCGGCCGCCTTGCGTACGTCAAGGCCATCCTCAGCGCAATACCGATCCACCAGCTCCTCGCCCTCGCACCACCCAAGAAGACCATCCGCGCACTCGAGAAAATTCAGCGCGGCTTCCTGTGGGCTGGGCGCGCGGAGGCGAACGGAGGCCACTGCCATGTCAACTGGCAGCGCGTCGCTAGGCCGCTCTCGCTCGGTGGCCTCGGCGTGCGCGACCTCGGACGGACCAGCCTTGCGCTCCGCACCCGCTGGTTGTGGTTTAGCCGCACGGACAACACCAGAGCATGGGCAGGCCTCGACCTGTAGTTCACCGCTGAGGAGCGCTCATTATTCTTCGCCCCTACCACCATGCAAATCGGGAACGGCACGGAGGCCCTCTTCTGGGAAGATCGCTGGATCGACGGTCGCTCCGTCTGCGAGATCGCGCCACTCCTATACGCCTGCATCCCCAAGCGCCGCCGCAAGCTCCGGACCGTCGCCGATGGCCTCCAGGCCAACAAGTGGGCACGGGACATTCACGGCACGATCGGCATACACGAGATCGGGCAGTACCTACAGCTCTGGCAAACTATCAGCGCCACGACCCTCTCCGCTGAGCCAGATCGCCTCGTCTGGAAGTGGAGCACAAGCGGAGTCTACTCCGCCAAATCAGCCTACCTCGCCACTTTCAATGGCTCCTTGGGCTGCGATGCATGGAAGCTCACCTGGAAGAATTGGGCACCGCTGCGCGTCCGCTTCTTCCACTGGCTCGCCCGCCTGGACCGATGCTGGACTGCCGACCGCCTCGCCCGCCGCGGCCTGCAGCACCCCGCACGTTGCCTCCTTTGTGATCAGGCCCCCGAGACCATGCACCACCTCACCCTCGCCTGCCCCTTCACCAGACAGATTTGGCATGAGGTTCTGCACTGGCTCAGGCTCCCCTGCGCCCCGCCCGACAGAGAGCTCTCCCTCAACGACTGGTGGCGCACGGCGCGACATGCCACCCCAACGCCCATGCGCAAGGGCCTCGCCTCCGTGA